The following proteins come from a genomic window of Pseudomonas sp. WJP1:
- the cfaB gene encoding C17 cyclopropane fatty acid synthase CfaB, protein MLAQLPPALQNLQLPLRLRLWDGHEFNLGPTPSVTIVVKDPQMVTQFTHPSLDALGAAFVEGKLELEGSISDVIRVCDEWSQALLGDLDSQPVRTPHDKETDAKAISYHYDLSNAFYQLWLDSDMAYSCAYFETGSESLEQAQQAKFRHLCRKLRLQPGEYLLDVGCGWGGLARYAAREFGAKVFGITLSKEQLALARERVKAEGLEDLVELQLLDYRDLPQDGRFDKVVSVGMFEHVGHENLAEYCKTLFGAVKEGGLVMNHGITAKHTDGRPVGRGAGEFIEKYVFPNGELPHLSMISAEISEAGLEIVDVESLRLHYARTLDHWSERLEDNLEAASKLVPDQALRIWRLYLAGCAYAFARGWINLHQILAVKAHADGSHELPWTRDDIYNP, encoded by the coding sequence ATGCTCGCGCAACTTCCACCGGCCTTACAGAATCTGCAGCTACCGCTACGCCTGCGACTCTGGGACGGCCATGAGTTCAATCTGGGGCCGACGCCCAGTGTCACAATTGTGGTCAAGGACCCACAAATGGTCACCCAGTTCACCCATCCTAGCCTGGACGCGCTAGGGGCTGCGTTCGTCGAGGGCAAACTGGAACTGGAAGGTTCCATCAGCGATGTGATCCGCGTCTGTGATGAGTGGAGTCAGGCATTGCTCGGTGATCTCGACAGTCAGCCTGTGCGCACCCCCCACGACAAGGAAACAGACGCCAAGGCGATCTCCTACCATTACGACCTCTCGAACGCCTTTTATCAACTGTGGCTCGACAGCGACATGGCGTATTCCTGCGCGTACTTCGAGACGGGCAGTGAGTCCCTTGAACAGGCCCAACAGGCGAAATTCCGTCATCTGTGTCGCAAGTTGCGCCTGCAACCCGGCGAATATCTGCTGGATGTCGGCTGCGGTTGGGGCGGGTTGGCGCGGTATGCAGCCCGGGAATTTGGCGCGAAGGTGTTCGGTATTACCCTCAGCAAGGAACAACTTGCCCTGGCCCGGGAACGCGTAAAAGCGGAAGGGTTGGAGGATTTGGTCGAGCTGCAGTTACTCGACTACCGCGACCTGCCTCAGGACGGGCGCTTCGATAAAGTGGTCAGCGTCGGGATGTTCGAACACGTCGGGCACGAAAACCTGGCCGAGTATTGCAAAACCTTGTTCGGCGCGGTGAAAGAGGGCGGGCTGGTGATGAACCACGGGATCACCGCCAAGCACACCGATGGGCGTCCTGTGGGACGCGGTGCCGGGGAGTTCATCGAGAAGTATGTGTTCCCCAACGGCGAACTGCCGCACCTGTCGATGATCTCTGCCGAGATCAGTGAAGCAGGGCTGGAGATCGTCGATGTCGAGAGCCTGCGTCTGCATTACGCGCGCACCCTGGATCACTGGAGCGAACGCCTGGAAGACAACCTGGAGGCCGCCTCGAAACTGGTGCCGGATCAAGCCCTGCGCATCTGGCGCCTGTACCTGGCCGGTTGTGCTTATGCGTTCGCCCGAGGCTGGATCAACCTGCACCAGATACTCGCGGTGAAAGCCCACGCCGATGGCAGCCATGAGCTGCCCTGGACGCGAGACGATATCTACAATCCCTAG
- a CDS encoding heavy metal translocating P-type ATPase, translated as MTAQTTAAPSMLSSAEQRSAARQLTLAMLALGLLALGLVWRWLSPEQTGVSQLLLGVASVLVAVPVMRSAWYSLRYPSLHGITDQLIALAMLGAWATGDLLTAALLPIIMIFGHVLEERSVIGSQEAIHALGKLTRSHARKVQADGSIVEVDNGTLRAGDLVEVRAGDRVPADGRVMSGQASLDTASITGESVPMEAGVGMAVFGGAINLDGLLRIEVTRTGDESTLGKVIALMQNAERSKPPITRLLERYAGSYLVLVLLLAAVTWFITNDAQAMLAVLVAACPCALVLSAPATAIAGVAVAARHGILIRSSAFLEELADLTSLVVDKTGTLTFGTLRLQSIESPLEDRNPVLKLAASLGSASSHPVSRALAGLVAQEHFLLLSDIRERQGLGVVAMTEQGEAALGRPELFAQLGIATSDVPDHDGPIAGLALNGEFLAWLLLADSVKPEARFALSELKDLGLGRQLLLTGDRHSVAHTLARDVGISEVEAQALPEDKLNRVLKEIGNGFRPMVVGDGINDSLALKAGVVGVAMGAGGADIALASADIVLIGSDLRRLGTCVRLSRQCRQTLQVNVIIGLGWTLAIVAFAAFGWLGAAGAMIAALLHNLSTLLVLGNAGRLLRFQEPLFKLKEEQF; from the coding sequence ATGACCGCTCAAACCACCGCTGCACCGAGCATGTTGTCCTCGGCGGAACAACGCAGCGCTGCCCGTCAACTGACCCTGGCCATGCTCGCACTTGGCTTGCTCGCGCTGGGCCTCGTATGGCGCTGGTTGTCGCCGGAACAGACCGGGGTCAGCCAATTGCTACTGGGTGTTGCTTCCGTGCTGGTGGCCGTACCAGTGATGCGTTCGGCCTGGTACAGCCTGCGGTATCCAAGCCTGCATGGCATCACCGATCAACTGATCGCCCTGGCCATGCTCGGTGCGTGGGCGACAGGCGATTTGCTGACGGCGGCATTGCTGCCGATCATCATGATCTTCGGCCATGTGCTGGAAGAGCGCAGCGTGATCGGTTCGCAAGAAGCCATTCATGCTTTAGGCAAACTCACCCGCAGTCACGCGCGCAAGGTGCAGGCCGACGGCTCCATCGTCGAGGTCGACAACGGTACGCTCAGGGCTGGCGATCTGGTGGAAGTCCGTGCCGGTGATCGGGTGCCGGCGGATGGTCGGGTGATGTCCGGCCAAGCGAGTCTGGACACCGCCTCCATTACCGGCGAGTCGGTGCCGATGGAAGCGGGCGTCGGCATGGCGGTGTTCGGTGGCGCGATCAATCTCGATGGCCTGCTGCGCATTGAAGTGACTCGGACCGGCGACGAATCGACCCTCGGCAAAGTGATCGCGCTGATGCAAAACGCCGAGCGTTCCAAACCGCCGATCACCCGGTTGCTGGAGCGTTACGCCGGGAGCTACCTGGTGCTGGTATTGCTGCTGGCCGCAGTCACCTGGTTCATCACCAACGATGCCCAGGCCATGCTCGCGGTGCTGGTGGCTGCCTGTCCTTGTGCGTTGGTGTTGTCGGCGCCCGCGACGGCGATTGCCGGGGTAGCGGTAGCCGCGCGGCACGGCATTCTGATTCGCAGCTCGGCGTTTCTCGAGGAGCTGGCAGACCTCACATCGCTGGTGGTCGACAAGACCGGAACCCTGACCTTCGGTACCTTGCGCCTGCAATCCATCGAGAGCCCGCTGGAGGATCGCAACCCCGTCTTGAAGCTCGCCGCCAGTCTCGGGTCCGCCAGCAGTCACCCGGTCAGCCGGGCGCTGGCGGGGCTGGTCGCACAAGAGCATTTTCTGTTGCTGTCGGACATTCGCGAGCGGCAGGGTTTGGGCGTGGTGGCCATGACGGAGCAGGGCGAGGCCGCGCTGGGGCGCCCGGAGTTGTTCGCCCAATTGGGCATAGCGACCTCAGATGTTCCCGACCACGACGGCCCGATTGCCGGGCTGGCGCTCAACGGCGAGTTCCTCGCTTGGCTGTTGTTGGCCGACAGCGTCAAACCGGAAGCCAGGTTTGCCTTGAGCGAACTGAAGGACCTTGGATTGGGCCGGCAGCTTTTGCTCACCGGCGATCGGCACAGCGTCGCTCACACACTCGCGCGGGATGTAGGCATCAGTGAGGTCGAAGCGCAGGCCTTGCCCGAGGACAAATTGAATCGCGTGTTGAAAGAAATCGGTAACGGTTTTCGTCCTATGGTGGTGGGTGATGGCATCAACGATTCCCTGGCGCTCAAGGCTGGTGTTGTTGGTGTGGCGATGGGCGCAGGCGGGGCGGACATCGCGCTGGCATCAGCGGATATCGTGCTGATCGGTAGCGACCTGCGGCGCCTCGGTACCTGCGTGCGCTTGAGTCGACAGTGCCGTCAGACCTTGCAAGTGAACGTGATCATCGGTTTGGGCTGGACCTTGGCGATCGTTGCTTTCGCGGCGTTTGGTTGGCTCGGGGCAGCAGGGGCGATGATCGCCGCGTTGCTGCACAACCTCAGTACGTTGTTGGTATTGGGTAATGCCGGGCGTTTGCTGCGCTTTCAGGAACCACTGTTCAAGCTCAAGGAAGAGCAGTTCTAA
- the hflK gene encoding protease modulator HflK: MNLVPRGTHELSSPWIQAGRLAFLALYAVTVLAALAWAFSNVRQIDPQNRAVVLHFGALDRIQNAGLLLAWPRPFEQVILLPAADRVIERRVENLLRTDAALQADRAASFATPISDALAGSGYLLTGDAGVVQLDVRVFYKVTEPYAFVLQGEHVLPALDRLVTRSALALTAARDLDTILVARPELIGADNQAAERRERLRGDLVQGINQRLAQLAATGQGLGIEVARVDVQSSLPAPAINAFNAVLTASQQADKAVANARTEAEKLTQTANEQADRTLQVAHAQSSERLAKASADTATVMSLANAQQQAADPQMLLRIYRERMPKILGQAGSVTTVDPKDDSRLIIQGAAQ; encoded by the coding sequence ATGAATTTGGTTCCACGTGGAACACATGAGTTGAGCAGCCCGTGGATTCAGGCCGGACGCTTGGCGTTTCTCGCCCTATATGCAGTGACGGTGTTGGCCGCTTTGGCATGGGCGTTCTCCAATGTGCGGCAGATTGATCCGCAAAATCGCGCGGTTGTTTTGCACTTCGGCGCGCTGGATCGCATCCAGAATGCCGGTTTGCTGTTGGCCTGGCCGCGACCGTTTGAGCAGGTGATTTTGCTGCCAGCGGCGGACCGGGTAATCGAGCGTCGAGTGGAAAACCTGTTGCGCACGGATGCCGCATTGCAGGCCGATCGCGCGGCCAGTTTTGCGACGCCGATCAGTGACGCACTGGCAGGCTCCGGTTATTTGCTGACGGGGGATGCCGGTGTAGTGCAACTGGATGTGCGGGTTTTCTACAAGGTCACTGAGCCGTATGCCTTCGTACTTCAAGGCGAGCATGTGTTGCCAGCCCTGGATCGTCTGGTGACCCGCAGCGCCTTGGCACTCACGGCTGCACGAGATCTGGACACTATTCTGGTCGCACGTCCGGAGTTGATCGGCGCGGATAATCAGGCAGCAGAAAGGCGCGAGCGTCTGCGCGGCGATCTGGTGCAAGGTATCAACCAACGCTTGGCGCAATTGGCCGCGACGGGGCAGGGGCTGGGGATCGAAGTGGCTCGGGTTGACGTGCAGTCGAGTCTGCCGGCGCCGGCGATCAATGCGTTCAACGCCGTACTGACCGCCAGCCAGCAAGCCGACAAGGCCGTGGCCAACGCGCGCACCGAGGCCGAGAAGCTGACCCAGACCGCCAATGAACAAGCCGACCGCACGCTGCAAGTCGCCCATGCTCAATCGAGTGAACGGCTGGCGAAAGCGTCGGCTGATACCGCCACGGTAATGAGCCTGGCCAACGCCCAGCAACAAGCCGCGGACCCGCAAATGTTGCTGCGGATCTACCGCGAGCGGATGCCGAAAATTCTGGGTCAGGCCGGCTCAGTCACCACGGTTGATCCGAAAGACGATTCCCGCCTGATCATTCAGGGAGCTGCACAATGA
- the hflC gene encoding protease modulator HflC, which translates to MSQPHTHDHADHSGHDHGHGGHHHGHHHHHHGDPQEAGPFPWRRMAWAALLVAFAVAAASLVQVRSGEATVITRFGNPSRVLLEPGLGWRWPAPFEAAIPVDLRLRTTSSGLQDVGTRDGLRIIVQAYVAWQVQGDADNVQRFMRAVQNQPDEAARQIRTFVGSALETTASSFDLANLVNTDANQVHIADFEAQLRKQIDQQLLTTYGVRVLQVGIERLTLPSVTLTATVDRMRAERETIATERTAIGKREAAQIRSAAERDARIVQADATVKAADIEAQSRVEAAQIYARAYAGSPQLYNLLRSLDTLGTVITPGTKLILRTDAAPFRVLVDGPPTLDSKPGSQP; encoded by the coding sequence TTGAGCCAACCACATACCCACGATCACGCCGACCACAGTGGCCACGATCACGGCCACGGCGGACATCACCACGGTCATCACCATCACCACCACGGTGATCCGCAGGAAGCCGGTCCATTCCCTTGGCGACGCATGGCCTGGGCGGCGTTGTTGGTGGCCTTTGCCGTGGCGGCTGCGAGCCTGGTGCAAGTGCGTTCGGGCGAAGCCACGGTCATCACTCGTTTTGGCAACCCATCGCGAGTGTTGCTGGAGCCGGGCCTTGGCTGGCGCTGGCCGGCACCCTTCGAAGCGGCGATCCCGGTGGATCTGCGACTGCGCACCACGTCCAGCGGTTTGCAGGATGTGGGCACGCGGGACGGCTTGCGCATCATCGTTCAGGCTTACGTTGCCTGGCAGGTGCAGGGTGATGCGGACAACGTGCAGCGCTTTATGCGCGCAGTGCAAAACCAGCCGGACGAAGCGGCTCGGCAGATCCGCACCTTCGTCGGCTCCGCCCTGGAAACCACGGCCAGTAGTTTCGATCTGGCTAACCTGGTGAACACCGACGCCAATCAAGTGCACATCGCCGATTTCGAAGCGCAGCTGCGCAAGCAAATCGATCAGCAGTTGCTGACCACCTATGGTGTGCGAGTGCTGCAAGTCGGCATCGAGCGCCTGACCTTGCCATCGGTCACGCTCACTGCGACGGTCGATCGCATGCGCGCCGAGCGTGAAACCATCGCGACCGAACGCACCGCCATCGGTAAGCGCGAAGCGGCGCAAATTCGCTCCGCGGCGGAACGTGATGCGCGAATCGTCCAGGCCGATGCCACGGTGAAAGCGGCTGACATCGAGGCGCAATCCCGGGTTGAAGCCGCGCAGATTTATGCGCGTGCCTACGCCGGCTCACCGCAGCTTTACAACCTGCTGCGCTCGCTTGACACCTTGGGCACGGTGATCACCCCAGGCACCAAACTGATCCTGCGTACCGATGCCGCGCCTTTCCGGGTGTTGGTTGACGGTCCGCCGACGCTCGATAGCAAACCCGGATCGCAGCCATGA
- the hflK gene encoding protease modulator HflK, whose protein sequence is MQVDLEEGDEGAQVARLPRFQQAVFQGPRLRQFAIGLGALAAMGLVLGFFVGLFAPQSLWPPLLFNQSAALLVLVAGLQSAWWVTKWRARAMNPLAPVVDSEEAEAPVGWYERLLERISQRWLKLLRQIGAPTLWLGGWALLALLCVNQAWNLALPPAALGMSATIGAALGLLLAFGLLVLERQLAQENSAQWPEAQALAQLTRVAIISLILGALCLLFGNETSVWPVRLAVLIGLLPGFVAFELLLRAVLSLFSPRREQLEPALLARSFVADMLRWPPQPLQALQHELHNRFGIDLRQIWAFTYMRRALLPVLFVVALVGWSLSGVHEIPLQGRGIYERFGKPVTVFGPGLHAGLPWPLGRVLSVENGVVHELATSVGETSAPVQADPAEGPAPMTANRLWDASHVNDKSQVIASSRADKQSFQIVNMDVRFVYRIGLSDQAALAATYNSADVPTLIRSTASRILVHDFASRTLDGLLGEDRVGLAEEIGRAVQVDLQKLNSGVEILATVVEAIHPPAGAANAYHGVQAAQIGAQALIARERGAAAEATNQAQLQASIARDQATANAHEINATAKAGELKFSAEKKAYASAGQAFVLEQYLGQLSQGLANARLLVLDHRLGGSSNAPTIDLRTFTLPADPASSRKTAQPGAAN, encoded by the coding sequence ATGCAAGTCGATCTCGAAGAGGGTGATGAGGGAGCGCAGGTAGCCAGGCTACCGCGCTTTCAGCAGGCAGTTTTTCAAGGGCCACGATTGCGCCAGTTCGCCATTGGTCTCGGCGCGCTCGCGGCAATGGGCTTGGTGCTGGGGTTTTTTGTCGGGCTGTTTGCGCCGCAATCCCTTTGGCCTCCTCTGTTATTCAATCAGAGCGCTGCGTTGCTGGTGTTGGTCGCTGGCTTGCAATCGGCCTGGTGGGTGACGAAATGGCGGGCGCGGGCGATGAATCCCTTGGCGCCAGTGGTCGACTCTGAAGAAGCTGAAGCACCGGTGGGCTGGTACGAACGGCTACTGGAGCGAATCAGCCAGCGCTGGCTGAAGCTACTCAGGCAAATCGGTGCGCCAACGCTGTGGCTGGGTGGTTGGGCGCTGCTGGCGTTGTTATGCGTCAATCAGGCCTGGAACCTTGCTTTGCCACCCGCAGCGCTGGGAATGTCGGCCACTATCGGCGCGGCCCTGGGGTTATTGCTGGCCTTTGGATTGCTGGTTCTGGAACGTCAGCTTGCCCAGGAAAACAGCGCTCAATGGCCCGAGGCGCAAGCCTTGGCGCAGCTGACTCGCGTTGCAATCATCAGCCTGATACTTGGAGCGTTATGCCTGCTGTTCGGCAATGAAACTTCGGTTTGGCCGGTGCGTCTGGCCGTACTGATCGGCCTGCTGCCGGGGTTCGTGGCCTTCGAATTGCTACTTCGTGCCGTACTGTCATTGTTCAGCCCACGTCGCGAACAACTTGAACCTGCGCTGCTGGCGCGCAGTTTTGTCGCCGATATGCTGCGCTGGCCACCGCAACCATTGCAGGCGTTGCAGCACGAATTGCACAACCGCTTTGGCATCGACCTGAGGCAGATCTGGGCCTTCACTTACATGCGCCGGGCATTGTTGCCGGTGCTGTTCGTTGTTGCCCTCGTCGGATGGTCACTCAGCGGTGTTCACGAAATTCCGCTGCAAGGGCGGGGGATCTACGAGCGTTTCGGCAAACCGGTGACGGTGTTCGGTCCGGGTCTGCATGCAGGTTTACCGTGGCCGTTGGGCCGGGTGCTGAGTGTCGAAAATGGCGTGGTTCACGAATTGGCCACCAGTGTCGGCGAAACGTCGGCACCCGTGCAGGCAGACCCCGCCGAAGGCCCGGCACCGATGACCGCCAACCGGTTGTGGGACGCCAGCCATGTGAATGACAAATCCCAGGTGATTGCCAGCAGCCGTGCGGACAAGCAGAGCTTTCAGATCGTCAACATGGACGTCCGTTTTGTCTATCGCATCGGTTTGAGCGATCAGGCGGCATTGGCAGCAACCTACAACAGCGCGGATGTGCCAACGCTGATTCGCAGCACCGCCAGCCGCATTCTGGTTCACGACTTCGCCTCACGAACCCTGGACGGTTTGCTCGGTGAGGACCGGGTAGGGCTCGCCGAGGAAATCGGCCGGGCCGTGCAGGTCGACCTGCAGAAACTAAACAGTGGCGTGGAAATTCTCGCCACGGTGGTCGAAGCGATTCACCCACCGGCAGGGGCGGCCAATGCTTATCACGGGGTGCAAGCCGCACAGATCGGCGCTCAGGCGTTGATCGCCCGCGAACGCGGAGCCGCCGCCGAAGCCACCAACCAGGCGCAGTTGCAGGCGAGCATTGCCCGGGATCAGGCAACGGCGAATGCCCATGAAATCAACGCGACGGCCAAGGCGGGCGAGCTGAAATTCAGCGCCGAGAAAAAGGCTTACGCCAGTGCCGGCCAGGCCTTCGTGCTGGAGCAATATCTCGGCCAACTTTCCCAGGGCCTGGCCAATGCCAGGTTACTGGTCCTCGATCATCGTCTGGGCGGCAGCAGCAATGCACCGACCATTGATCTGCGTACATTCACGTTGCCGGCTGACCCTGCGTCGTCGCGTAAAACTGCTCAGCCAGGAGCCGCCAATTGA
- the lpdA gene encoding dihydrolipoyl dehydrogenase produces MSTYDVVILGGGPGGYNAAIRAGQLGLKAACVEGRATLGGTCLNVGCMPSKALLHASELYDAAMGTEFANLGIEVKPTLNLAQMMKQKDESVTGLTKGIEFLFRKNKVDWIKGWGHIDGPGKVTVTDNASGKTELTGKDIIIATGSEPTPLPGVDIDNQRILDSTGALSLKEVPKHLVVIGAGVIGLELGSVWRRLGAQVTVVEFLDRICPGVDGEAGKTLQRSLSKQGISFKLSSKVTSATTSATGVQLSVEPASGGTAESLEADYVLVAIGRRPYTQGLGLENVGLATDKRGMLANKGHRTEAAGVWVIGDVTSGPMLAHKAEDEAMACVEQIVGKAGEVNYELIPNVIYTKPELASVGKTEEQLKAEGRAFKVGKFPFTANSRAKINHETEGFAKVLADERTDEILGVHLVGPSVSEMIGEYCVAMEFSASAEDIALTCHPHPTRSEALRQAAMNVEGMATQM; encoded by the coding sequence ATGAGCACCTATGACGTCGTGATACTCGGTGGTGGCCCCGGTGGCTACAACGCAGCCATCCGTGCGGGCCAACTGGGATTGAAGGCGGCGTGCGTAGAAGGCCGCGCCACGCTCGGCGGCACCTGCCTGAACGTCGGCTGCATGCCGTCCAAGGCATTGCTGCACGCCTCCGAACTTTACGATGCAGCCATGGGAACGGAATTCGCCAACCTTGGGATCGAGGTCAAGCCCACGCTCAACCTTGCCCAGATGATGAAACAGAAAGATGAAAGCGTGACCGGGCTGACCAAGGGCATCGAGTTTCTCTTTCGTAAAAACAAGGTCGACTGGATCAAAGGCTGGGGCCACATCGACGGTCCGGGCAAAGTCACCGTGACGGATAACGCCAGCGGCAAGACCGAACTGACCGGCAAAGACATCATCATCGCCACCGGTTCCGAACCCACTCCCCTGCCCGGCGTGGACATCGATAACCAACGCATCCTCGATTCCACCGGCGCACTGTCATTGAAAGAAGTGCCGAAACACCTGGTGGTGATCGGCGCCGGGGTGATCGGGCTGGAACTGGGTTCGGTCTGGCGGCGCTTGGGAGCGCAAGTGACCGTGGTCGAATTCCTTGATCGGATCTGCCCGGGTGTCGACGGCGAAGCAGGCAAAACCCTGCAACGCTCATTGAGCAAGCAAGGCATCAGTTTCAAATTGAGTTCAAAAGTGACCAGCGCCACGACGTCCGCAACCGGTGTGCAGCTCAGCGTCGAGCCCGCCTCGGGCGGCACCGCCGAGTCGCTGGAGGCCGATTACGTGCTGGTGGCGATCGGACGTCGGCCTTACACCCAAGGCCTGGGGTTGGAGAACGTCGGCCTCGCTACCGATAAACGCGGCATGCTCGCCAACAAGGGGCACCGCACTGAGGCCGCGGGGGTCTGGGTGATTGGCGATGTCACCTCCGGCCCCATGCTTGCCCACAAGGCCGAGGACGAAGCCATGGCCTGCGTCGAACAGATCGTCGGCAAGGCTGGCGAGGTCAATTACGAGCTGATCCCCAACGTGATTTACACCAAACCCGAGCTAGCCAGTGTTGGCAAGACCGAAGAACAACTGAAGGCCGAAGGTCGCGCATTCAAAGTCGGCAAATTTCCGTTTACCGCCAACAGCCGGGCGAAGATCAATCACGAAACCGAAGGTTTCGCCAAAGTGCTGGCCGATGAGCGCACCGACGAAATTCTCGGTGTGCATCTCGTGGGGCCAAGCGTCAGTGAAATGATTGGCGAGTATTGCGTGGCCATGGAGTTCAGCGCGTCCGCCGAAGACATTGCCCTGACCTGTCATCCACACCCGACCCGTTCCGAAGCCTTGCGCCAGGCGGCGATGAATGTGGAGGGGATGGCGACGCAGATGTAG
- a CDS encoding Lrp/AsnC family transcriptional regulator produces the protein MKLDAYDRKILAALQRDGRLSNVQLADEIGLSASPCLRRVRMLEEAGVIRGYQANLDRDEVGLGLTVFVGVKVERHNDEQAESFRLAVTALPEVISAFLVSGESDFLLQVVVPDLRAYDRFLTGCLLKLPGVSDIRSNFAIHTVKTPGALPLGHLPL, from the coding sequence ATGAAACTGGATGCCTACGACCGCAAGATTCTCGCCGCGCTGCAACGGGATGGTCGCCTGAGCAATGTGCAGTTGGCTGACGAAATCGGTCTGTCGGCTTCGCCATGCTTGCGCCGGGTACGGATGCTGGAAGAGGCTGGGGTGATTCGTGGTTATCAGGCCAATCTGGATCGCGACGAAGTCGGGCTCGGGTTGACCGTGTTCGTCGGGGTGAAAGTCGAGCGCCATAACGATGAACAGGCTGAATCTTTTCGCTTGGCCGTGACGGCATTGCCTGAGGTTATTTCGGCGTTCCTGGTGTCAGGAGAGTCGGATTTTCTGTTGCAAGTGGTGGTACCGGATTTACGTGCCTACGACCGGTTTCTTACTGGCTGTTTGTTGAAGCTGCCAGGTGTGAGCGATATCCGCAGTAACTTTGCGATTCATACGGTGAAGACGCCGGGAGCATTGCCGTTGGGGCATTTGCCGCTATAG
- a CDS encoding LysE family translocator, whose product MAGLGLFFMALAVVYLLPGPDMILLLQTGARQGKGAALATAVGLGIARGCHVVLAALGLAALFKAAPWTFDVVRLVGAAYLLWIGIQCLRTTMLPSLNGPGATDEKPRWGEAIRRGLLTNLLNPKALLFCSVLLPQFIDPLNGPVLAQFAVLGLVLVGVGLLFDSTYALTGAALGRWLQRSPGAQRLQQWLFGSLLIGFAVRLTFVQQA is encoded by the coding sequence ATGGCGGGATTGGGGCTGTTTTTCATGGCGTTGGCAGTGGTCTATCTGTTACCCGGCCCGGACATGATCCTGCTGCTGCAAACGGGTGCCCGTCAGGGCAAAGGCGCTGCATTGGCCACGGCGGTCGGCCTGGGGATCGCCCGTGGTTGTCATGTGGTGCTGGCGGCGTTGGGGTTGGCGGCATTGTTCAAGGCAGCGCCCTGGACGTTTGACGTGGTGCGCCTGGTGGGCGCTGCCTATCTGCTGTGGATCGGCATTCAATGTTTGCGAACGACGATGCTGCCAAGCTTGAACGGGCCAGGTGCAACGGACGAAAAACCACGCTGGGGCGAAGCCATCCGCCGCGGTTTACTGACCAATCTGCTCAATCCCAAGGCGCTGCTGTTCTGCTCGGTGTTGCTCCCGCAGTTCATCGATCCACTCAACGGACCGGTGCTCGCACAATTTGCGGTCCTGGGCCTGGTGTTGGTCGGTGTCGGCTTGCTGTTCGATAGCACCTACGCCTTGACCGGTGCCGCGCTGGGTCGTTGGCTGCAACGCAGCCCCGGCGCCCAGCGCCTGCAACAATGGCTGTTCGGTAGCCTGTTGATCGGTTTCGCCGTGCGGCTGACCTTTGTTCAACAGGCTTGA